Proteins from a genomic interval of Arachis hypogaea cultivar Tifrunner chromosome 10, arahy.Tifrunner.gnm2.J5K5, whole genome shotgun sequence:
- the LOC112715238 gene encoding uncharacterized protein isoform X2, whose protein sequence is MKKIYGLKTHDCHVLLECFLPLVLRGLFSSHDVRSALIGLCSFFKELCSKVLTVKNLEKIEEQIIITLCKLEMIFPPSFFDVMIHLPIHLASEAKIAGPVHYRWMYPIERYLRGLKAYVRNRAHPEGSIAEGYLANECLLFCSRYFNGIETKYNRVGRNWDGAITHGYKVEIKDKVLPIFKQNGRPSRNCKVTRRLSLEEIKQAHLYILKNCDQVTPFICKHKEILEEENPRNVQKRHDQEFSDWFESHPKTSKIANSVAARRKKGIQSLVSKRNLAPSSHLQQADFLSNNDGEHGKKVSSSSHSQVRRTFDSLSNNDGVHGKKASSSSHSQLRRQFDSLSNDDGVDEEEFESDFVAPKKKVRGPTRNLELAKLPAGKRLDINWRMNRPVGPNAKLFKSRCTVLVRDVKNAPLKVKEWADIKIENKIKMFDLVLTYFKVEGRKHLVWAQMNSSYRSYRHLLKKRYFEPYDNPEIARANIPLEMEKEDWDYLVNLWIDEGWQKISQQNKMSRAANSIIHTTGAKGAQQRAEEAFEQTGQEIDRLRLWELTHTRVNGQACNEETQEKLELSSQVNEGILEMNEHEVMVEVFGPERHGRVRGYGAGVTPTQLWGPRSFIFSNLQIKLQCAEKKYEDSKIEVEDLKKKVDHMAGILEQLLDGRLPIVQSDNNPT, encoded by the exons ATGAAAAAGATTTATGGCTTAAAGACTCATGATTGTCATGTTCTTCTAGAGTGCTTCCTTCCGCTTGTTTTACGGGGTCTTTTCTCATCACATGATGTGCGTAGTGCATTAATAGGACTTTGCAGTTTTTTCAAGGAGTTGTGCTCAAAAGTTCTAACAGTGAAAAATCTTGAGAAGATTGAAGAACAAATCATTATCACACTTTGCAAGTTGGAAATGATATTTCCGCCTTCATTTTTTGATGTCATGATCCATTTACCTATCCATTTGGCAAGTGAGGCTAAGATTGCAGGACCAGTCCATTATCGATGGATGTACCCTATTGAGAg GTATTTACGTGGCTTAAAAGCTTATGTACGTAATCGAGCTCATCCAGAAGGTTCAATTGCTGAAGGATATCTTGCAAATGAATGCTTATTATTTTGCTCAAGATACTTTAATGGTATTGAAACAAAGTATAATCGAGTTGGAAGAAATTGGGATGGTGCAATAACTCATGGTTATAAAGTTGAAATAAAGGATAAAGTATTACCGATTTTCAAGCAAAATGGAAGACCCTCAAGAAATTGTAAAGTGACAAGAAGATTGAGTCTAGAAGAAATAAAGCAAGCTCATCTTTATATTTTGAAGAACTGTGATCAAGTTACTCCTTTCATATG TAAACATAAAGAAATATTAGAAGAAGAGAACCCAAGAAATGTTCAAAAACGACATGATCAAGAATTTTCAGATTGGTTTGAAAGTCAT CCAAAGACCTCAAAGATTGCTAATAGTGTTGCTGCTAGAAGAAAGAAAGGGATTCAGAGTCTTGTATCTAAAAGAAATTTAGCTCCATCAAGTCACTTACAACAAGCTGATTTTCTTTCTAATAATGATGGAGAGCATGGAAAAAAAGTAAGTTCATCAAGCCACTCACAAGTTAGAAGGACATTTGACTCCCTTTCTAATAATGATGGAGTGCATGGAAAAAAAGCAAGTTCATCAAGTCACTCACAACTTAGAAGGCAATTTGACTCCCTTTCTAATGATGATGGAGTggatgaagaagaattcgaatcCG ATTTTGTTGCACCGAAAAAAAAAGTGAGAGGACCTACGCGCAATCTTGAGTTAGCAAAGTTACCAGCTGGAAAAAGACTTGACATAAACTGGAGAATGAATAGGCCAGTTGGTCCAAATGCAAAGCTGTTCAAATCAAGATGCACTGTTCTAGTTCGTGATGTGAAGAATGCACCACTAAAGGTTAAAGAATGGGCTGATATCAAAAtagagaacaaaataaagatgTTTGACCTAGTTTTG ACATACTTTAAAGTTGAAGGTCGAAAGCATTTAGTATGGGCTCAAATGAATTCTTCTTATCGGAGTTATCGACATCTATTAAAGAAAAGGTATTTTGAACCTTATGATAACCCTGAAATTGCTCGAGCCAATATACCATTGGAAATGGAAAAAGAGGATTGGGATTACCTTGTGAATCTTTGGATTGATGAAGGCTGGCAG aAAATAAGTCAACAAAACAAGATGAGTCGAGCTGCAAATAGCATTATTCATACCACTGGTGCTAAGGGAGCCCAACAAAGAGCTGAAGAGGCG TTTGAGCAAACAGGACAAGAAATTGACCGTCTTCGCCTTTGGGAGCTTACGCATACCCGTGTTAATGGACAAGCTtgcaatgaagaaactcaagaaaaaCTT GAATTATCATCTCAAGTAAATGAGGGAATATTAGAGATGAATGAACATGAGGTGATGGTAGAAGTATTTGGACCTGAACGACATGGACGAGTTCGTGGTTATGGAGCTGGCGTGACACCTACACAGTTATGGGGTCCTAGATCATTCATATTTTCTAATCTCCAAATAAAGCTTCAATgtgcagaaaaaaaatatgaagactCTAAAATAGAGGTGGAAGATTTGAAGAAAAAAGTAGATCATATGGCAGGAATACTTGAGCAACTATTGGATGGAAGGTTGCCTATAGTTCAAAGTGATAACAATCCTACTTGA
- the LOC112715238 gene encoding uncharacterized protein isoform X1, whose amino-acid sequence MKKIYGLKTHDCHVLLECFLPLVLRGLFSSHDVRSALIGLCSFFKELCSKVLTVKNLEKIEEQIIITLCKLEMIFPPSFFDVMIHLPIHLASEAKIAGPVHYRWMYPIERYLRGLKAYVRNRAHPEGSIAEGYLANECLLFCSRYFNGIETKYNRVGRNWDGAITHGYKVEIKDKVLPIFKQNGRPSRNCKVTRRLSLEEIKQAHLYILKNCDQVTPFICKHKEILEEENPRNVQKRHDQEFSDWFESHPKTSKIANSVAARRKKGIQSLVSKRNLAPSSHLQQADFLSNNDGEHGKKVSSSSHSQVRRTFDSLSNNDGVHGKKASSSSHSQLRRQFDSLSNDDGVDEEEFESDFVAPKKKVRGPTRNLELAKLPAGKRLDINWRMNRPVGPNAKLFKSRCTVLVRDVKNAPLKVKEWADIKIENKIKMFDLVLTYFKVEGRKHLVWAQMNSSYRSYRHLLKKRYFEPYDNPEIARANIPLEMEKEDWDYLVNLWIDEGWQKISQQNKMSRAANSIIHTTGAKGAQQRAEEAFEQTGQEIDRLRLWELTHTRVNGQACNEETQEKLNLLKELSSQVNEGILEMNEHEVMVEVFGPERHGRVRGYGAGVTPTQLWGPRSFIFSNLQIKLQCAEKKYEDSKIEVEDLKKKVDHMAGILEQLLDGRLPIVQSDNNPT is encoded by the exons ATGAAAAAGATTTATGGCTTAAAGACTCATGATTGTCATGTTCTTCTAGAGTGCTTCCTTCCGCTTGTTTTACGGGGTCTTTTCTCATCACATGATGTGCGTAGTGCATTAATAGGACTTTGCAGTTTTTTCAAGGAGTTGTGCTCAAAAGTTCTAACAGTGAAAAATCTTGAGAAGATTGAAGAACAAATCATTATCACACTTTGCAAGTTGGAAATGATATTTCCGCCTTCATTTTTTGATGTCATGATCCATTTACCTATCCATTTGGCAAGTGAGGCTAAGATTGCAGGACCAGTCCATTATCGATGGATGTACCCTATTGAGAg GTATTTACGTGGCTTAAAAGCTTATGTACGTAATCGAGCTCATCCAGAAGGTTCAATTGCTGAAGGATATCTTGCAAATGAATGCTTATTATTTTGCTCAAGATACTTTAATGGTATTGAAACAAAGTATAATCGAGTTGGAAGAAATTGGGATGGTGCAATAACTCATGGTTATAAAGTTGAAATAAAGGATAAAGTATTACCGATTTTCAAGCAAAATGGAAGACCCTCAAGAAATTGTAAAGTGACAAGAAGATTGAGTCTAGAAGAAATAAAGCAAGCTCATCTTTATATTTTGAAGAACTGTGATCAAGTTACTCCTTTCATATG TAAACATAAAGAAATATTAGAAGAAGAGAACCCAAGAAATGTTCAAAAACGACATGATCAAGAATTTTCAGATTGGTTTGAAAGTCAT CCAAAGACCTCAAAGATTGCTAATAGTGTTGCTGCTAGAAGAAAGAAAGGGATTCAGAGTCTTGTATCTAAAAGAAATTTAGCTCCATCAAGTCACTTACAACAAGCTGATTTTCTTTCTAATAATGATGGAGAGCATGGAAAAAAAGTAAGTTCATCAAGCCACTCACAAGTTAGAAGGACATTTGACTCCCTTTCTAATAATGATGGAGTGCATGGAAAAAAAGCAAGTTCATCAAGTCACTCACAACTTAGAAGGCAATTTGACTCCCTTTCTAATGATGATGGAGTggatgaagaagaattcgaatcCG ATTTTGTTGCACCGAAAAAAAAAGTGAGAGGACCTACGCGCAATCTTGAGTTAGCAAAGTTACCAGCTGGAAAAAGACTTGACATAAACTGGAGAATGAATAGGCCAGTTGGTCCAAATGCAAAGCTGTTCAAATCAAGATGCACTGTTCTAGTTCGTGATGTGAAGAATGCACCACTAAAGGTTAAAGAATGGGCTGATATCAAAAtagagaacaaaataaagatgTTTGACCTAGTTTTG ACATACTTTAAAGTTGAAGGTCGAAAGCATTTAGTATGGGCTCAAATGAATTCTTCTTATCGGAGTTATCGACATCTATTAAAGAAAAGGTATTTTGAACCTTATGATAACCCTGAAATTGCTCGAGCCAATATACCATTGGAAATGGAAAAAGAGGATTGGGATTACCTTGTGAATCTTTGGATTGATGAAGGCTGGCAG aAAATAAGTCAACAAAACAAGATGAGTCGAGCTGCAAATAGCATTATTCATACCACTGGTGCTAAGGGAGCCCAACAAAGAGCTGAAGAGGCG TTTGAGCAAACAGGACAAGAAATTGACCGTCTTCGCCTTTGGGAGCTTACGCATACCCGTGTTAATGGACAAGCTtgcaatgaagaaactcaagaaaaaCTT AATTTACTTAAGGAATTATCATCTCAAGTAAATGAGGGAATATTAGAGATGAATGAACATGAGGTGATGGTAGAAGTATTTGGACCTGAACGACATGGACGAGTTCGTGGTTATGGAGCTGGCGTGACACCTACACAGTTATGGGGTCCTAGATCATTCATATTTTCTAATCTCCAAATAAAGCTTCAATgtgcagaaaaaaaatatgaagactCTAAAATAGAGGTGGAAGATTTGAAGAAAAAAGTAGATCATATGGCAGGAATACTTGAGCAACTATTGGATGGAAGGTTGCCTATAGTTCAAAGTGATAACAATCCTACTTGA
- the LOC112715238 gene encoding uncharacterized protein isoform X3, with the protein MKKIYGLKTHDCHVLLECFLPLVLRGLFSSHDVRSALIGLCSFFKELCSKVLTVKNLEKIEEQIIITLCKLEMIFPPSFFDVMIHLPIHLASEAKIAGPVHYRWMYPIERYLRGLKAYVRNRAHPEGSIAEGYLANECLLFCSRYFNGIETKYNRVGRNWDGAITHGYKVEIKDKVLPIFKQNGRPSRNCKVTRRLSLEEIKQAHLYILKNCDQVTPFICKHKEILEEENPRNVQKRHDQEFSDWFESHPKTSKIANSVAARRKKGIQSLVSKRNLAPSSHLQQADFLSNNDGEHGKKVSSSSHSQVRRTFDSLSNNDGVHGKKASSSSHSQLRRQFDSLSNDDGVDEEEFESDFVAPKKKVRGPTRNLELAKLPAGKRLDINWRMNRPVGPNAKLFKSRCTVLVRDVKNAPLKVKEWADIKIENKIKMFDLVLTYFKVEGRKHLVWAQMNSSYRSYRHLLKKRYFEPYDNPEIARANIPLEMEKEDWDYLVNLWIDEGWQKISQQNKMSRAANSIIHTTGAKGAQQRAEEAFEQTGQEIDRLRLWELTHTRVNGQACNEETQEKLVDLIHFRIYLRNYHLK; encoded by the exons ATGAAAAAGATTTATGGCTTAAAGACTCATGATTGTCATGTTCTTCTAGAGTGCTTCCTTCCGCTTGTTTTACGGGGTCTTTTCTCATCACATGATGTGCGTAGTGCATTAATAGGACTTTGCAGTTTTTTCAAGGAGTTGTGCTCAAAAGTTCTAACAGTGAAAAATCTTGAGAAGATTGAAGAACAAATCATTATCACACTTTGCAAGTTGGAAATGATATTTCCGCCTTCATTTTTTGATGTCATGATCCATTTACCTATCCATTTGGCAAGTGAGGCTAAGATTGCAGGACCAGTCCATTATCGATGGATGTACCCTATTGAGAg GTATTTACGTGGCTTAAAAGCTTATGTACGTAATCGAGCTCATCCAGAAGGTTCAATTGCTGAAGGATATCTTGCAAATGAATGCTTATTATTTTGCTCAAGATACTTTAATGGTATTGAAACAAAGTATAATCGAGTTGGAAGAAATTGGGATGGTGCAATAACTCATGGTTATAAAGTTGAAATAAAGGATAAAGTATTACCGATTTTCAAGCAAAATGGAAGACCCTCAAGAAATTGTAAAGTGACAAGAAGATTGAGTCTAGAAGAAATAAAGCAAGCTCATCTTTATATTTTGAAGAACTGTGATCAAGTTACTCCTTTCATATG TAAACATAAAGAAATATTAGAAGAAGAGAACCCAAGAAATGTTCAAAAACGACATGATCAAGAATTTTCAGATTGGTTTGAAAGTCAT CCAAAGACCTCAAAGATTGCTAATAGTGTTGCTGCTAGAAGAAAGAAAGGGATTCAGAGTCTTGTATCTAAAAGAAATTTAGCTCCATCAAGTCACTTACAACAAGCTGATTTTCTTTCTAATAATGATGGAGAGCATGGAAAAAAAGTAAGTTCATCAAGCCACTCACAAGTTAGAAGGACATTTGACTCCCTTTCTAATAATGATGGAGTGCATGGAAAAAAAGCAAGTTCATCAAGTCACTCACAACTTAGAAGGCAATTTGACTCCCTTTCTAATGATGATGGAGTggatgaagaagaattcgaatcCG ATTTTGTTGCACCGAAAAAAAAAGTGAGAGGACCTACGCGCAATCTTGAGTTAGCAAAGTTACCAGCTGGAAAAAGACTTGACATAAACTGGAGAATGAATAGGCCAGTTGGTCCAAATGCAAAGCTGTTCAAATCAAGATGCACTGTTCTAGTTCGTGATGTGAAGAATGCACCACTAAAGGTTAAAGAATGGGCTGATATCAAAAtagagaacaaaataaagatgTTTGACCTAGTTTTG ACATACTTTAAAGTTGAAGGTCGAAAGCATTTAGTATGGGCTCAAATGAATTCTTCTTATCGGAGTTATCGACATCTATTAAAGAAAAGGTATTTTGAACCTTATGATAACCCTGAAATTGCTCGAGCCAATATACCATTGGAAATGGAAAAAGAGGATTGGGATTACCTTGTGAATCTTTGGATTGATGAAGGCTGGCAG aAAATAAGTCAACAAAACAAGATGAGTCGAGCTGCAAATAGCATTATTCATACCACTGGTGCTAAGGGAGCCCAACAAAGAGCTGAAGAGGCG TTTGAGCAAACAGGACAAGAAATTGACCGTCTTCGCCTTTGGGAGCTTACGCATACCCGTGTTAATGGACAAGCTtgcaatgaagaaactcaagaaaaaCTT GTTGATTTGATCCATTTTAGAATTTACTTAAGGAATTATCATCTCAAGTAA